In one Lolium rigidum isolate FL_2022 chromosome 3, APGP_CSIRO_Lrig_0.1, whole genome shotgun sequence genomic region, the following are encoded:
- the LOC124702703 gene encoding (S)-8-oxocitronellyl enol synthase ISY1-like, translated as MSWWWAGAIGAVKKRQDENAAAAEPTFQSVALVVGSTGIVGTSLLDILPLQDTPGGPWKVYALSRRPLPPWSPPSSPAVTHLHLDLADSAAVADALEPLKDITHVFYAAWSSHPTEDDNRRANSAMLRNVLSVVVPNCPALVHVCLQTGRKHYVGPFEAIGKIPAPDPPYTEDMPRLDYPNFYYDQEDVLFDEVSRRDGAVSWSVHRPTLVFGFSPRSAMNVVGSLCVYAAICRKEGSVLRWPGSKVVWEGFSDASDADLIAEHEIWAAVDPFAKNEAFNCSNGDLYKWKLLWPMLADHFGVEWAGYEGEENRFKLEEAMAGKDAVWAEIIQENELISTKLEEITNWWFVDTMSNLEIEHLDSMNKSKEHGFLGFRNTVNSFNTWIEKMKVFKIVP; from the coding sequence ATGAGCTGGTGGTGGGCCGGCGCCATCGGCGCCGTCAAGAAGCGCCAGGACGAGAACGCCGCCGCGGCCGAGCCCACCTTCCAGAGCGTCGCGCTCGTCGTCGGATCCACCGGCATCGTCGGCACCTCCCTCCTCGACATCCTCCCGCTGCAGGACACCCCCGGCGGCCCCTGGAAGGTCTACGCGCTCTCCCGCCGCCCGCTCCCGCCCTGGTCCCCGCCATCCTCCCCCGCCGTCACGCATCTGCACCTCGACCTCGCcgactccgccgccgtcgccgacgccCTCGAGCCCCTCAAGGACATCACCCACGTCTTCTACGCCGCCTGGTCCAGCCACCCCACCGAGGACGACAACCGCCGGGCCAACTCCGCCATGCTCCGCAACGTCCTCTCCGTCGTCGTCCCCAACTGCCCCGCGCTCGTCCACGTCTGCCTCCAGACCGGCCGCAAGCACTACGTCGGCCCCTTCGAGGCCATCGGCAAGATCCCCGCCCCGGACCCGCCCTACACCGAGGACATGCCCCGCCTCGATTACCCCAACTTCTACTACGACCAGGAGGACGTCCTCTTCGACGAGGTCTCCCGCCGCGACGGCGCCGTCAGCTGGTCCGTGCACCGACCCACACTGGTCTTTGGATTCTCTCCCCGGAGCGCCATGAACGTCGTAGGCAGCCTGTGCGTCTACGCCGCCATCTGCCGCAAGGAGGGCTCCGTGCTGCGGTGGCCTGGATCCAAGGTCGTCTGGGAGGGTTTCAGCGACGCCTCGGACGCCGACCTCATCGCCGAGCACGAGATCTGGGCGGCGGTCGATCCGTTCGCCAAGAACGAGGCTTTCAACTGCAGCAATGGGGACTTGTACAAGTGGAAGCTGCTTTGGCCGATGCTGGCCGATCACTTCGGGGTGGAATGGGCTGGGTATGAAGGGGAGGAGAACCGGTTCAAGCTTGAAGAGGCTATGGCGGGGAAGGACGCTGTCTGGGCGGAAATTATTCAGGAGAACGAGCTCATCTCCACCAAGCTGGAGGAGATAACCAATTGGTGGTTCGTCGATACCATGTCAAACTTGGAGATCGAGCATTTGGACAGCATGAACAAGAGCAAGGAGCACGGCTTCCTTGGCTTCCGGAACACCGTCAACTCCTTCAACACATGGATCGAGAAGATGAAGGTTTTCAAGATTGTTCCCTGA